The Tautonia marina genome has a window encoding:
- the obgE gene encoding GTPase ObgE, producing the protein MFVDRVTLHVKGGDGGNGCLSFRREKYVPRGGPNGGDGGHGAHVIVRAVEGLTNLAHLSGMRHFRGERGQHGMGSSRDGKSAETVYIDVPAGTIVRDHNQGHILRDLKLPGDYVVVARGGKGGHGNEHFKSSINRAPRQVEPGQPGEERSIDLELKVIADVGLIGLPNAGKSTLLSRISRAHPEIADYPFTTKYPNLGAVIVDDDSFIVADIPGLIEGAHQGHGLGHEFLRHVERTKLLVHLVEAVPIDGSDPVENYRTIRNELEQYSPALANRPEILVLSKLDVTGADEVVDRIAHELCREPLTLSAVTGRGIPQLISRILEVLQRVRAESDEEEAPSPSDVVEES; encoded by the coding sequence ATGTTTGTCGATCGGGTGACGCTTCACGTCAAGGGTGGCGATGGTGGGAACGGTTGCCTCAGCTTCCGCCGAGAGAAGTACGTCCCTCGGGGCGGACCCAACGGAGGAGATGGCGGCCACGGCGCGCATGTGATCGTCCGCGCGGTGGAAGGCTTGACGAACCTGGCCCACCTTTCCGGGATGCGTCACTTCCGGGGCGAGCGTGGTCAGCACGGCATGGGGAGTAGTCGGGACGGGAAAAGCGCCGAGACGGTCTATATCGACGTTCCGGCGGGAACGATTGTCCGAGATCACAATCAGGGTCATATTCTTCGGGACCTGAAGCTCCCGGGCGATTACGTGGTCGTGGCCCGAGGAGGCAAGGGGGGACACGGGAACGAGCATTTCAAATCCTCGATCAACCGTGCTCCTCGTCAGGTCGAGCCCGGCCAGCCGGGTGAGGAACGTTCGATCGACCTCGAACTGAAGGTGATCGCCGACGTCGGCCTGATCGGATTGCCGAACGCCGGGAAATCGACCTTGCTCTCCCGGATCAGTCGGGCCCATCCCGAGATCGCCGACTACCCCTTCACGACCAAGTATCCGAATCTTGGGGCGGTGATCGTCGACGATGACTCATTCATCGTTGCGGACATCCCCGGATTGATTGAAGGGGCACACCAGGGGCACGGCCTCGGGCACGAGTTTCTCCGACACGTCGAGCGGACCAAACTTCTGGTCCATCTGGTTGAGGCGGTCCCGATCGACGGCTCCGATCCGGTTGAGAACTATCGAACGATTCGGAATGAGTTGGAACAGTACAGCCCTGCGCTGGCGAATCGGCCGGAAATCCTCGTGCTTTCGAAGCTTGATGTGACCGGTGCCGATGAGGTGGTCGATCGGATTGCCCACGAGTTGTGTCGGGAACCACTGACCCTCTCCGCCGTCACGGGACGGGGGATCCCCCAACTGATCAGTCGGATTCTCGAAGTGCTCCAGCGGGTCCGTGCCGAGTCGGACGAGGAGGAGGCACCCTCCCCTTCGGACGTTGTCGAGGAATCT
- the rpmA gene encoding 50S ribosomal protein L27 yields the protein MAHKKGQGSSRNGRDSNAQRLGIKLFGGQLAKPGAIICRQHGTKWRPGKNVGVGRDWTIFALTEGKVYFDQNGRRINVIPATNGQVEAHA from the coding sequence ATGGCTCACAAGAAAGGTCAGGGCTCCAGCCGCAACGGTCGCGATTCAAATGCCCAGCGGCTGGGAATCAAGCTCTTTGGTGGTCAGCTCGCCAAGCCTGGCGCCATTATTTGCCGACAGCACGGCACGAAGTGGCGACCGGGCAAGAACGTGGGAGTCGGTCGCGACTGGACCATCTTCGCGCTGACCGAAGGGAAGGTCTACTTTGACCAGAATGGCCGTCGAATCAACGTGATTCCGGCCACGAACGGTCAGGTTGAGGCCCACGCCTGA
- a CDS encoding WXG100 family type VII secretion target — protein sequence MPQAHVDPAELRRFAQSLKQFNNDLQSRMTVLNGQLNNLGSTWRDREHDKFAEEFRQTMNVVSRFIQLSEAHVPFLMKKAEKIEDYLQQR from the coding sequence ATGCCGCAAGCCCACGTCGATCCGGCCGAACTGCGCCGGTTTGCCCAGAGCCTCAAGCAATTCAACAACGATCTCCAGAGTCGAATGACTGTGCTGAACGGTCAGTTAAACAACCTCGGCTCCACCTGGAGAGACCGCGAGCATGACAAGTTCGCCGAGGAGTTCCGCCAGACGATGAACGTCGTGTCTCGATTCATCCAGCTCTCCGAGGCTCACGTTCCCTTCCTGATGAAAAAAGCCGAGAAGATCGAAGACTATCTCCAGCAGCGCTAA